A single genomic interval of Oryctolagus cuniculus chromosome 19, mOryCun1.1, whole genome shotgun sequence harbors:
- the TEKT4 gene encoding LOW QUALITY PROTEIN: tektin-4 (The sequence of the model RefSeq protein was modified relative to this genomic sequence to represent the inferred CDS: deleted 1 base in 1 codon), whose protein sequence is MAQSDVLLTRQPAPQTVPACELPRKEPALACNTGAHTSAGLATAGFRTARYLLDEWFQLGYARYHQAFADRDGSERQRRESAQLAAEAEALARRTQQDSTRAVGERLQDAHGWAEELRRAAAGLGAETELLLAQKRRLERALDATAVPLSLATDGLQSRERRQQPDLVRDRVEVELLQEAELIRNVQELIKRTIVQAANQIRLNREHKETCEMDWSDKVQAYNIDETCARYHNQSTDVQFHPHSTKLEESASTPESWAKFTQDNLLRAERERQASADLRALVDCVLTDVAADLQLQGDAVALAFGQRCEELEDASHKLQHHLRKTLREITEQEHNIAALRQAIKDKEAPLRVAQTRLYQRSQRPGVELCRDNAQFRLVSEVGQLDLALSALREKLLEAERSLCALEDTRRSLEQDLAVKADSLFIDRQKCLALRALYPTASRLAGYE, encoded by the exons ATGGCGCAGTCGGACGTGCTGCTCACGCggcagccggcgccgcagacggtgCCGGCCTGCGAGCTGCCCCGCAAGGAGCCCGCGCTGGCCTGCAACACGGGCGCGCACACGTCCGCGGGGCTGGCCACCGCGGGCTTCCGCACGGCGCGGTACCTGCTGGACGAGTGGTTCCAGCTGGGCTACGCGCGCTACCACCAGGCCTTCGCCGACCGCGACGGCTCCGAGCGCCAGCGGCGGGAGAGCGCGCAGCTGGCGGCCGAGGCGGAGGCGCTGGCGCGGCGCACGCAGCAGGACTCCACGCGTGCGGTGGGCGAGCGGCTGCAGGACGCGCACGGCTGGGCCGAGGAGCTGCGGCGCGCGGCGGCGGGGCTGGGCGCCGAGACCGAGCTGCTGCTGGCGCAGAAGCGGCGGCTGGAGCGCGCGCTGGACGCCACGGCCGTGCCCCTGTCGCTGGCCACCGACGGCCTGCAGAGCCGCGAGCGCCGCCAGCAGCCGGACCTGGTGCGGGACCGCGTGGAGGTGGAGCTGCTGCAG GAGGCGGAGCTCATCCGGAACGTGCAGGAGCTGATCAAGAGAACCATCGTGCAGGCCGCCAACCAGATCCG GCTGAACCGGGAGCACAAGGAGACGTGCGAGATGGACTGGTCAGACAAGGTGCAGGCCTACAACATCGACGAGACCTGCGCCCGCTACCACAACCAGAGCACCGACGTGCAGTTCCACCCGCACTCCACCAAGCTGGAGGAGAG CGCCTCCACGCCCGAGTCGTGGGCCAAGTTCACCCAGGACAACCTGCTCCGCGCCGAGCGCGAGCGCCAGGCCTCGGCCGACCTGCGCGCGCTGGTGGACTGCGTCCTCACGGACGTGGCCGCGGACCTGCAGCTGCAGGGCGACGCCGTGGCCCTGGCCTTCGGGCAGCGCTGCGAGGAGCTGGAGGACGCCAGCCACAAGCTGCAGCACCACCTGCGCAAG ACGCTGCGCGAGATCACGGAGCAGGAGCACAACATCGCGGCCCTGAGGCAGGCCATCAAG GACAAGGAGGCGCCGCTGCGCGTGGCCCAGACGCGCCTGTACCAGCGCTCGCAGCGGCCGGGCGTGGAGCTGTGCCGGGACAACGCCCAGTTCAG GCTGGTGAGCGAGGTGGGCCAGCTGGACCTGGCGCTGTCGGCGCTGCGGGAGAAGCTGCTGGAGGCGGAGCGGTCGCTGTGCGCCCTGGAGGACACgcgcaggagcctggagcaggacCTCGCGGTCAAGGCCGACAGCCTCTTCATCGACCGCCAGAAGTGCCTGGCGCTGCGCGCCCTCTACCCCACCGCCTCCCGGCTGGCCGGCTACGAGTGA
- the SSTR5 gene encoding somatostatin receptor type 5, whose protein sequence is MEPLFPAAAAPGWNASSPSPSSSSSVAAPAGSHNGTLAGLAPSAGVRAVLVPVLYLLVCAVGLGGNTLVIYVVLRHAKMATVTNVYILNLAVADVLLMLGLPFLATQNAVSYWPFGPFLCRLVMTLDGINQFTSIFCLTVMSVDRYLAVVHPLRSARWRRPQVAKLASAAVWAFSLLMSLPLPLFAEVQEGWGTCNLSWPEPVGLWGAAFIAYTSVLGFFGPLLVICLCYLLIVVKVKASGVRAGCPRRRRSERRLTRMVVVVVLVFVGCWLPFFLLNIVNLAVTLPEGPASAGLYFSVVVLSYANSCANPVLYGFLSDNFRQSFRKVLCLHRGYGAEDADPVEKGARPREATLPAPGPEANGLMQTSRL, encoded by the coding sequence ATGGAGCCTCTGTTCCCGGCCGCCGCCGCACCGGGCTGGAacgcctcctccccctccccctcctcttcctcctcggtGGCCGCCCCTGCAGGCAGCCACAACGGGACACTGGCGGGGCTGGCGCCCTCGGCCGGGGTGCGGGCGGTGCTGGTGCCCGTGCTGTACCTGCTGGTGTGCGCCGTGGGGCTGGGCGGCAACACGCTGGTCATTTACGTGGTCCTGCGCCACGCCAAGATGGCCACGGTCACCAACGTGTACATCCTGAACCTGGCCGTGGCCGACGTGCTGCTCATGCTGGGGCTGCCCTTCCTGGCCACGCAGAACGCCGTCTCCTACTGGCCCTTTGGCCCCTTCCTGTGCCGCCTGGTCATGACACTGGACGGCATCAACCAGTTCACCAGCATCTTCTGCCTGACCGTCATGAGCGTCGACCGCTACCTGGCCGTGGTGCACCCGCTGCGCTCGGCCCGCTGGCGCCGCCCGCAGGTGGCCAAGCTGGCCAGCGCCGCCGTCTGGGCCTTCTCGCTGCTCATGTCCCTGCCGCTGCCGCTGTTCGCCGAGGTGCAGGAGGGCTGGGGCACCTGCAACCTGAGCTGGCCGGAGCCCGTGGGGCTGTGGGGCGCCGCGTTCATCGCCTACACGTCCGTGCTGGGCTTCTTCGGGCCGCTGCTGGTCATCTGCCTGTGCTACCTGCTCATCGTGGTCAAGGTCAAGGCGTCGGGCGTGCGGGCGGGCTGCCCGCGGCGGCGGCGCTCAGAGCGCCGGCTCACGcgcatggtggtggtggtggtgctggtgttcgtgggctgctggctgcccttcttcctgCTCAACATCGTGAACCTGGCCGTGACGCTGCCCGAGGGCCCCGCCTCCGCCGGCCTCTACTTCTCCGTGGTCGTGCTGTCCTACGCCAACAGCTGCGCCAACCCCGTGCTCTACGGCTTCCTCTCCGACAACTTCCGCCAGAGCTTCCGGAAGGTTCTGTGCCTCCACAGGGGCTACGGCGCCGAGGACGCGGACCCCGTGGAGAAGGGCGCGCGGCCGCGGGAGGCCACGCTGCCCGCCCCTGGCCCAGAGGCCAACGGGCTCATGCAGACCAGCAGGCTGTGA